The following proteins come from a genomic window of Salvia hispanica cultivar TCC Black 2014 chromosome 4, UniMelb_Shisp_WGS_1.0, whole genome shotgun sequence:
- the LOC125221560 gene encoding uncharacterized protein LOC125221560 gives MLENPSSDAPAATVKRYAPPNQRNRSLGRRKSGGDRLERANIYANDVDRNPVGATKGGGLTDHGDLGYNVRANENLRAKLIPLQGCCNSEASQLLNSRWTAAMNAHSSLPEDSSERPVVYARKNAAPWGHSILPHLLIQPTGGVSTGLQGDFLNELRQAMDNASPFS, from the exons ATGCTGGAAAACCCTAGTTCAGATGCTCCAGCTGCCACCGTCAAGCGATACGCTCCACCGAATCAAcg GAACCGATCACTTGGCAGGCGTAAATCTGGTGGAG ATCGACTAGAACGGGCAAACATCTATGCGAATGATGTAGATAGGAACCCAGTTGGTGCAACCAAAGGTGGTGGTCTCACAGATCATGGGGATTTAGGCTACAATGTTCGTGCCAATGAAAATCTTCGTGCAAAGTTAATTCCTTTACAAGGATGTTGTAACAGTGAAGCTTCTCAGCTGCTGAACAGCC GTTGGACAGCTGCCATGAATGCACATAGCAGTTTGCCAGAAGATTCATCTG AGAGGCCAGTTGTGTATGCAAGGAAGAATGCTGCGCCATGGGGTCACTCAATTCTTCCACACCTG CTGATCCAGCCTACTGGTGGGGTCTCTACTGGGTTGCAGGGAGATTTCTTAAATGAACTCCGACAGGCTATGGATAATGCAAGTCCCTTCTCCTAA
- the LOC125221559 gene encoding uncharacterized protein LOC125221559: MAATGGSVASFRCPSSYLCQKSRATSSSSLVVSVICRRRNTCCLAVQEPSTSTVAAAAAETKKEKEAVEDATAEPEPKPKPKRAEKAPAKPLPEMMEEDVIPSLKTTLAAQQDISELELSFNDNKLEGSFVKKEIPYSFWAFFPDGTLNGPKGFSISSYGRGVSTVEPFLVDEKKPTSKHVVFWVEKRLAAQGIIPVWQEW, translated from the exons ATGGCTGCAACAGGAGGATCCGTTGCTTCTTTCAGATGCCCTTCTTCTTATTTGTGCCAAAAAAGCAGAGCTACATCATCTTCATCACTG GTTGTGAGTGTAATCTGCCGACGAAGAAACACGTGCTGTTTAGCAGTTCAAGAGCCATCTACATCTACAG ttgctgctgctgctgctgagACAAAGAAGGAGAAAGAGGCAGTGGAAGATGCGACTGCGGAGCCAGAGCCAAAGCCAAAGCCTAAGCGCGCAGAAAAAGCACCGGCAAAGCCTCTTCCTGAGATGATGGAGGAGGATGTGATCCCTTCACTCAAAACAACTCTTGCAGCCCAGCAAGACATCTCCGAGCTCGAGCTTTCCTTCAATGATAACAAG TTGGAAGGCTCTTTTGTGAAGAAGGAGATACCTTATTCATTCTGGGCATTTTTCCCAGATGGAACTCTCAATG GGCCAAAGGGTTTCTCCATATCCTCATATGGTAGAGGAGTTAGCACTGTAGAGCCATTTCTGGTTGATGAGAAGAAGCCTACATCAAAACATGTtgttttttgggttgagaagCGTTTAGCTGCTCAAGGCATTATCCCTGTTTGGCAAGAGTGGTGa